The window CTGAAGAACCTGGTTTTGAATTGCAAGTTCACCAGCCTGGCGTCGAAATATAGCAGCCGAAATCACCGAGCCAGCAATTAGAATCAGGAGTGAAGCTATTACAAACACTAGGCGTGTCGCACGCGCCAAACGCTCTTTCTTACTACGATTTGTACTACATAGTAGAAATTCATTTTCAAGATCATTTACCAATTGTTTATGGGATACACTCCATTCTTCAATTTTAGCCAATTTCGTTCCTTGGTATAGATAAGCATCATCTCGATCATTGTCTATCCATTCGTGGGCAGCAATAGATAATTGGCGATGAAGAAGCAATCCTTCGCGATCCTCGTCCAGCCAGCCACGTAGCCGAGGCCACTCGCGAATTAACGCCTCGTGTGCTACATCTACACGATTTGATGTCATTGTTAGTAGACGTGCGTTAACCAAATCCTCCAATATGCTTTGAGCAGACTCTATTTTCTCTACTCCTGTCATCGCTTCTTCAACAGTAATGCTCCGGCGAGTATCTTGAGTTCCTTCTCCCAATTCAGTCAATTGAAGGAATATTTGACGAATGAAGCTCTGTCCTTCCGAATCGAAAGCTTCGAATACATACTCGGCAGTATTAGCAATAGCATGTTGAACACCACCAGTAGCTAAATAGCCATGAAGCGTCATGTGATGGCCTTCTCTTCGCTTCCAAGTTTCGAGAAGAGCGTGGGAAAGAAGGGGTAGGGCACCAGGTTCATCACCAACGTCGCGAAGAAGCAAATTCGTTAAGCCATTATCAAAGGCATAGCCAGAAAAAATCGCGGGTTGTTCGATCGCCTCTCGGAGCTCGTCTTCGGTCATGGGCCCTATGTATTTCTGATGGAGTTCCAAGGCTCTTCGTAGGAGAGGGTAAGAGGCGCAATGCGCATAAAAGTCAGCACGGATGTTAATCACAACTGTCATCGACCCAGGTTTCATGCTGTTGTTCAGTAAATTTGCAATGAAGATTCGTCGTTGAGTTTCGTCTTTACAAACTGTAAATAGCTCTTCGAACTGGTCTACAAGAAGAAACAAATGGGAGCGATTATTTCGCCTCAGATACTTGAGAACAAAGAGTTGGAGGTTAGAGGGATCGTTCTGAAGTTCTTTTATTATTTTCTTTGTTTTTGTTACAGTAACCAGATCACTGGTCAAAGCAACAGCAAGATGCTCAATAGGATTATTGGTGGGCGTAATATCCAAATACATCCAATTAGCACTGCCAACAGGAGTATCTATTCCAGGGCTTCCAAGGCTATAATCCTTGCTTTTCTTAAGAGCCGGAATAAGGCCTGCACGAATCAGGGAGGTTTTGCCAATTCCGGACGCACCAACAACGGCAAGAAAATTATTATCGCACAAGTAATTTGATAGCTCGCCAATTATTTTCCCCCGCCCAAAGAAAATAGTCGCGTCATTTTCGTTGAAGTAAGATAAACCCTTATATGGTGGTTCGTGCGGCTCCGAAAGTTCTTCAAGCGGCCAAACAACGTTTGGCCTTATGAAATTGAGATGTGTAATTAGCTCTACCAGTAGATGTCGTTGATTGAGGTACTCAAGGAGTGCGGTCGTTTTTGCGTCAATCGTATCGCCGGATAAATTATCATCACGCACACCAAGATCAAAGCAAAGGTCGCGTAATTCATCTAGAGAAAAACTTGCGACCATTTGCTTACGCAAGGTGCGCAATTGTTTGGTAGAAAAGTGATCCTTTGAAACCATTGCAAGTCCCAATTGACGTGGACCAGTTCCTGAAAAGAATTATGTTGTGTCGACCTACAAAAGTTGGAAACCAATCACTCGTCTATTTTCGAAGTTCTGTTGACGATAGCTCTTTGGGCATTAGTGTGCCTCCGTTGCCTGACTTTATAGGAAAACATTATATGTATTCCATATAATATACACAAACGACTAGTCCCAATAACGCTCGTCAGCCACGATGGGGGTTTCGGCCGATACCTCCCCAAAACCCCACCTCATCCACCCTAACCCCACAAACCCGCTACACCGTTGTCTTCAACGCCTCGGCGAGCTACTCGCAAGAACATCACCGCAGAGGTTCAGGCGTTGGTAGTCGCGTCCATTCCCCTTACCTGCCAAACGTCCGGAATCGCTCGCACTTTTCTTACGCTACCTGCGGCATCGCCTCAATTAACGCCCGCAAGACGCGATTCACTGCCTCCGAATCCCGAAAATATTCGGCCACGTCCGGTTCCAAAATCACGACGCGCTGCTCTTCCATGAGAGCAAAACGATTGGGCTTTGCTTTGCCATAATCAAAGTCATACTCCGGCAACAGCCCATCAACTTCATTCTCTTTATCTGAGCGCATTTTCTTCATAGCCTTTTTGCTCCTTCGCGGTCGCCTGCCGAGCACTGATGATACGAACGCTCTCGCCGCGCGCTGTAAAACATACGACGAGGAGTCGCCCATCGCCTGAGTGACCGATAATGAGTTCTCTTTCCTCCACTTCAGAATGCCATTCGTCAGTGAAAATCAGAGCGAGGGGATTTAAGAATACGGTGGCTGCTTCGTCAAAGTCGACTCCGTGCTTACGCACATTCCTGTCCGCTTTCCTCGTGTCCCACTCGGTTTTCATGAGATTGAAGTATATCGGTCGTCAGCAAATTGTTCACAAGCAAATTCTTATCGACTACAACACACAACGCGCAACGCCGACACAAATCATCAATTCTCCAGCTACAATCCGACAATTTCCTGCCGAACTTCCTCCACCAACTGCATCGCTTCCTCTTCCGACAACTCGTTGTAGGCAGCATTCTCGGCTGCCGCTTCCCGCAACAACGCGAATCGCGCCGCCCGCTGTTCCTGACCGGCCTTATATTCCATGTAGGCATTGTACTCATCGTAGGAAAGAATCACCGCCATCGGCCGCCCATAGGTTTCAACGATAACGGCGTCCCGCTCGACGCGCGCGTAATCGATCGCTTCGCGCGTTTGCTTCTGTAGTTCCGTGGACGTAATGACTTTGGGCATAGTGCAACCTCGCCTGTCAAGATTCCAGGTATTATATATCTTACGTAAAATATAGACCATTAGGAGAATCGAACGCGGATGACGCGGAGATTACGGATTAACACGGATAAGCATATTCTTGCAGCGCCAATCCGCGTACATCCGTGTCATCCGCGTTCTAATTGCCTGGCTCTACTGCCATTCGCGCTCATCAACCACGGGGGGCATATCACTCCCCACCTCCCCAAACCCCACCTCATCCACCTTCACCCGACAAACCCCCTGCACCGCCCCCTTCAACCCCTCGGCGATGGCCGCGCGAAGACCCTCTCCCTCACCCTCTCCCTCGGGGAGAGGGGCATCGACGCGCAGGGCCAGGTGGTCGCGCCCGCCGTCGGGCCGGGTGATGATGGCCTGCATGGCCCGCACGCCGGGAACCTGGGCGGCGGCGAAGCGCAACTGGTTGGGGTGCAGGAACATGCCGCGCACCTTCACCGCCTCGCCGCGCCGGCCGACGAGAATGATCGCCCGCTCCTCTTGCGCGCTTTCCCCCGGCCGCGGATCGACGTTCATCGCCAGATCGCCCGTGCCGAAGCGGATGAGCGGGTAGAGCCGATTGGTGTTGGTGACCACGACCTCGCCCGTCTCGCCCGGGCCGACCGGCTGGCCGCTGTCGGGGTTGACGACCTGGATGAGCGGCTCCGGCAGCAGGCGCATCGCCATGCCTTCGCCGGTATTGACGGCCAGCACACCAAGTTCGGCCGTGGCGTAGGTGTTGATGACCCCCAGCCCATACTGCCGGGTCAGCGTCTGGCGCAGGGCGGGCGGCAGCGGCTCGGCCGTGACCACGGCGCGGTGCAGTTGCAGGCCCACGCCTTTCTCCTCGGCCTTCTGCATCAGGCTCAACAGGAAGCTGGGCGTGCCCACGTAGCCGGTCGCGCCCAGAGTGGCAGCCATCTGCAACTGCAACTCGGTCGGGCCGGTGCCGGCGGGGATGACCGTCGCCCCCAGCCGGGTGAACGCGCCGTCGAACAAATAGCCGGCGGGCACGAGATGGTACGACAGGCTGTTGAGGATGATCTCCCCCGCGCCAAAGCCCACCTCGCGCAGCATCTTCACCGCAGTGTCCCAGGCGGCGTCGTCCTCTTCCGGCCCCGGTTCATAGAGCGGGCCGGGCGAGAAGAAGATGTGGCTGACGGCCGACAGCGGCGCGGCCAGCATCCCGCCGAAGGGCGGCTCGGCCTGTTGCAGGGCGATGGCCTCGTCCTTGGTCAGCACCGGCACGGCGGTCAGATCGGCGACGCTCTTGACGTCTTCCGGCCTGACCCCCGCCCCATCGAGCCGCGCCCGGAAAGCGGGCGAATTGGCGTAGGCGTGTTGGATGATGTCGTGCAATGTGCGCTCGTCCATTTGTCACTGTCCTGTGGTCTGTAATCAGGGGCCGGCGATCCCCATCGTTATCGCTATCGCAATCGCAATCGCTATCGATCTTCGATTACGATTGCGATAACGATAGCGATTGCGGTCGTCGTTCGTCGCTATCCGAGCCAGCGCTTCCGCCGCTTATAATGCTTCACGTCGCGGTAGCTCTTGCGCTCGCCAACGGCGGTCAGGCCCAGATAGAACTCCTTGATGTCGGCGTTCTGGGCCAGATTGTGGGCCGTGCCGTCGAGCACAACGCGGCCGTTCTCCATCACGTAGGCGTAGGTCGCCGTCTGTAGGGCGACGTTGGCGTTTTGCTCCACCAGCAGGATGGACACGCCCGCCTCGCGGTTGATGCGGCCGATGATCTCGAAGATGCTCTGCACCAGCAGCGGGGCCAGCCCCAATGACGGCTCATCGAGCAGCATCAGCCTGGGCTTAGCCATCAGCGCCCGGCCGATGACCACCATTTGCTGCTCGCCGCCGGAGAGATAGCCGCTGGTGCGGTGGCGAAACTCCTTCAGGCGCGGGAAATAGTCGTAGACGCCGTCCAGATCGTCGCGCAGCGCCGCCCCCGACCCGCCGCGAAAGAGCGCCCCGGAGCGCAGATTCTCCTCCACGGTCAGGTGGCGGAAGAGCGGCCGGCCCTCGTGCACCTGCACGATGCCGCGCCGGACGATCTCCTCCGGGCTGAGGCGGTCTAGGCGTTCGCCGTCCAGTTCAACGTTGCCGCGGGTCACCTCGCCCTGCTGGGTGTGCAGCAGGCCGGAGATGGCCTTGAGCGTCGTCGATTTGCCCGCGCCGTTGGCCCCCAGCAGGGCCACGATCTGCCCCGCGCCCACCTCCAGGGTGACGCCGCGCAAGACCAGGATCACGTCGTTGTAGACGACCTCGATGTTGTTGACCTTAAGCATAGTGAAATTAGGTTCTAGGTACTAGGTTCTAGGTGCTAGGGAAGAGCGCTCTTCCCTAGCACCTAGCCCCTAGAACCTAACACCTAGTTACTCGGCGGGCGGGCGGGTGTCGGGCAGTTCGAAGAAGTCTTCGATGACCACGAACTCGATCGCCCCGTCGTCATTCAGTTGCGCCTGACGCACCTGGGCCATGCGCGGCGAGCGGTCTTCGCCGCCGGCTGCCCAGGTCGACATGCCGCCGACGTCGATGGTGCCCATGTCCTGCATAGCATTGAACACCGCTTCGCCGGTCAGCCCCTCGAAGCCAACCGTGTTCATAGCGTGGCGCAGGATGTTGGCGACGCCGAACATCTGGCCGTAGCTGAGCAGATAGCCGATGTCCTTCTTGGCCTCCGGCAGGCCGGCGGCT is drawn from Candidatus Promineifilum breve and contains these coding sequences:
- a CDS encoding BrnT family toxin: MKTEWDTRKADRNVRKHGVDFDEAATVFLNPLALIFTDEWHSEVEERELIIGHSGDGRLLVVCFTARGESVRIISARQATAKEQKGYEENALR
- a CDS encoding type II toxin-antitoxin system Phd/YefM family antitoxin: MPKVITSTELQKQTREAIDYARVERDAVIVETYGRPMAVILSYDEYNAYMEYKAGQEQRAARFALLREAAAENAAYNELSEEEAMQLVEEVRQEIVGL
- a CDS encoding phenylacetate--CoA ligase family protein produces the protein MDERTLHDIIQHAYANSPAFRARLDGAGVRPEDVKSVADLTAVPVLTKDEAIALQQAEPPFGGMLAAPLSAVSHIFFSPGPLYEPGPEEDDAAWDTAVKMLREVGFGAGEIILNSLSYHLVPAGYLFDGAFTRLGATVIPAGTGPTELQLQMAATLGATGYVGTPSFLLSLMQKAEEKGVGLQLHRAVVTAEPLPPALRQTLTRQYGLGVINTYATAELGVLAVNTGEGMAMRLLPEPLIQVVNPDSGQPVGPGETGEVVVTNTNRLYPLIRFGTGDLAMNVDPRPGESAQEERAIILVGRRGEAVKVRGMFLHPNQLRFAAAQVPGVRAMQAIITRPDGGRDHLALRVDAPLPEGEGEGEGLRAAIAEGLKGAVQGVCRVKVDEVGFGEVGSDMPPVVDEREWQ
- a CDS encoding ABC transporter ATP-binding protein translates to MLKVNNIEVVYNDVILVLRGVTLEVGAGQIVALLGANGAGKSTTLKAISGLLHTQQGEVTRGNVELDGERLDRLSPEEIVRRGIVQVHEGRPLFRHLTVEENLRSGALFRGGSGAALRDDLDGVYDYFPRLKEFRHRTSGYLSGGEQQMVVIGRALMAKPRLMLLDEPSLGLAPLLVQSIFEIIGRINREAGVSILLVEQNANVALQTATYAYVMENGRVVLDGTAHNLAQNADIKEFYLGLTAVGERKSYRDVKHYKRRKRWLG